A region from the Simiduia sp. 21SJ11W-1 genome encodes:
- a CDS encoding TRAP transporter small permease, giving the protein MTSLAALCRPIDQYLSHFLSALLALLVLTVSWQVLTRYALSVPSSVTEELARFLLIWIGLLGAVHAYRQKMHLGIDLLTQKTSAQAQQRLHILVHALCAVFAVSIFIIGGGNLMLLTWDLGQISPSLGLPMAAIYAVLPLSGLLMCLYSAEAMLHPSTPTGAE; this is encoded by the coding sequence ATGACTAGCCTCGCTGCTTTGTGTCGGCCCATAGATCAATACCTGTCGCACTTTTTGAGTGCACTGCTAGCCCTACTGGTGCTTACGGTAAGCTGGCAAGTACTCACCCGTTATGCACTCAGCGTACCCAGCTCGGTAACAGAAGAGCTGGCGCGCTTTCTATTGATTTGGATTGGTTTACTGGGCGCAGTGCACGCCTATCGCCAAAAAATGCACTTGGGGATCGACCTGCTCACCCAAAAAACAAGCGCCCAGGCACAGCAGCGACTGCACATTCTGGTGCATGCACTTTGCGCGGTATTTGCCGTGAGTATTTTTATCATTGGTGGCGGAAACCTCATGCTACTGACTTGGGATCTAGGCCAGATTTCTCCGTCACTCGGGCTTCCCATGGCGGCAATCTATGCAGTTTTACCCTTAAGCGGATTGTTAATGTGCCTC